In Nitrospira sp., the genomic window TTGGGCCTCCCGAATGGGACGGCTGAGGCAGAACAGGCCTACGTCGATCTTCTCCTTGCTCAAGCATTCAACGTGCGTGCCGGTGTGCTGTTGATTCCGTTCGGAAAATTCAACCTCGATCACTTCGATCCTCGCCGAGACCTCACCCGCCCGCCTTCCGTCGCACGGCTCGTGACCCCCACCAACTGGGCCGATTTGGGATTCAGCATGTTCGGTTTGCTGCCGATCTCGGAGAACGTCAAAGCCACCTACGAAGTTCAGGTGATTAACGGGCTGACGAATGGGTTTACTGCAGTTTCGGCAAGCAGCCCGGACGGCGGCCTCCGTAACGCACGAACAGGATTGCGCACCGATAATAACGGTGATAAAGCCGTTGTCGGCCGGGGAACCCTCAAATTTTTCGACCAGTACGAAGTTGGATTTTCTGGATATCGTGGAGCGTACAAGCCTGGCTCTAACGATCTGATCACCGGTATGGCCTTTGATGCTGAATTCCGGCCTCGCAATGTGACTCTCTGGGAAAATTTTGTCTTGCGGGGAGAATTCGCGCGCTTTGACATTCAAGGATCAACGACGCCATCAAGCTTATGGGGATACTATCTCCAGCTGACCTACCGTTTCTGGCCCTCGGTGTTGAACTCGACCATTCTCGGGCGCCATTTCAATAATCCGACGTTTGCTCTCGTCGGGCTCTATGGCCGTACGAAGATCAATACCGCCGCGAGCCCCACGGGGAGTCAGACCGGTGAGCAGTTTATTATCGGCTTCAACTACCGCCCGGTCGAAGATTACGTCTTCAAGGCAGAGTATCAATTCAATCACGGCCAGTTCAATCAAACTCCCTCCGACGGATTTCTCACATCCATCGCGTGGATCTTCTAACGGCTCGCCCATGGACTGCCCACTCGCTATGTTGAAGTGCTGGGCGGAGGCGCTAGCGATCGCCTTCGCCCTCTGCCTCTGTGCGACGCTCGCCCATGCTGAATCCCTCGCGGTGATCGTCAACAAGAATAACCCCAACAGCTCGTTAAGCACGACGACCGTCGCCAGCATGTATCGGGGAGAGAGTCTTCATTGGCCAGGGGGCGACAGAATTAAATTGGTCAATCGTGAAATTTCAGCTGAGACGAGAAAGGGGTTTTACCTTCAAGTCTTGAATGCCAAACCAGATCAAGTCTTTTACCGCCAAGGCACGCCGATTCCTGTGCAGAGCGTGATCGAGCGGTCGGACGACGCCGTCTTGCGTTTTGTCGGCACGATCGAAGGCGCGATCGGGTATGTCAGTTTGTCACGGTACAGGCAGATCGATGACGGCCTCACGAAAGTCATTCTGATTGTCGAGAGTCCATAATGAGACCGTCATGTTGATTCCACGGTTGCTTACACACTCACTGTCACACAAGGTGATGGCTCTCTTTTGCGCCGTCTTCATATGTGCCATCTCCGGTTTGACCTATTTCGCGTATAGCTCCAGCCGCAATGCCATGTTCCAGGAGTTCAAAATACGAGGGCGGACCATCGTTAAAACTATCGCATCACAAGCCCGATCGCATTTTCGCGAACAAGATGTGGAAGAGTTGACCTCTCTTCTGCAATCCCTTGGTGAGGGCGAGGATGTCGTGGCTATTCTGGCCTATCGGTCGTCAAAAACGCTGTGGCTCGAGTTCTCTGGTATTCAGCTCACGGTCGAGGATCTGGATTTTATGGAGACAGAGGAGGTGTGGGAGAAAGATAGGATCCTCACAAAAGGGTTTCCTGTTTCGGAGTTCGGAAGCATGGTGGTCGATGTGGGGAACCCGACCATGAACGCTAGCCGGTTCACTCCCTCACCGATCGGATGGGTCAGGCTCTTCCTCGATCGGCGCGCGCTTGAACAACGGCTCAATACCCTGATCATCCAAACTCTGGTGACCAGCCTGCTCATAACCATGGTCGGAGGCGGTGTATTTATTCTGTTGCTCCGACGATCTCTTCATATCATTGGTCCCCTCACTGAAGCGACGAAGAAAGTTGCGGAGGGAGATTTGTACACGACCGTTCCTGTCTCCAGCAATGATGAGTTGGGCGAACTCGCGAACTGCTTCAACCGCATGACCGAGCAGTTATTACAGACCACCGTGTCTAAAAACTATGTGGACAACGTCATTCGTTCCATGACGGATATTTTGATTGTGTTCAATCCGGATGGCACGATCCGCAGTGTCAACCACGCTGCTCTGAATCTACTCGGGTACGAGGAACAGGAGTTATTGGGGCAAGGCGCTCACGTCCTTTTCCCCTCGAATGAAAACCCACTGGGTGGGACGACGTATCAGGAGATCCTCAGGCATGGTTCGATTCATCAGATTACAACAACCTACCTCACAAAAGATGGCCGTGCTGTCCCAGTGCTGTTCTCCGCCGCTGTGATGCAGAACGAGGACGGAAGCACGCAGGGCATCGCGTGTGTCGCCAAGGATATGACGGAGCTGAAGCAGCAGGAGGAGCAGCTTCGTTTGCAAGGCACGGCGCTCGAATCCGCCGCGAATGCGGTCATGATTATGGACCGATCTGGGCGCATCACTTGGGTGAATCCCTCCTTCACCGTGTTGACCGGCTATTCCTATGGAGAAGTAATCGGCCGGGATATCCGCAATCTGACATCTGATCGACAAGACCAGCCCTTCTATCAGAAACAGTGGCAGATGATCATGAACGGGAAAGTGTGGCATGGTGAGAGCACCAATCGGAAGAAGGATGGACGCCTCTACACAGAAGAGGAAACGATCACTCCCGTCCGCGACCGGAACGGTGGGATCAGTCATTTTGTCAGCATTAAACAGGATGTCACAAAGCGAAAAGAAGCGGT contains:
- a CDS encoding TMF family protein, whose product is MSALQLRYHVCSDEWPPISYAVVLVVLLICILFPSALFAQAANQPVGMPKEETIDKLKERLQQMEEQHQKELTELKDRLAVVEKQQSSLSDELVQNIRVGAYGAVAFESFRDRRTTHDGNFEVLLSGNFHDRIRIYTELDLGLPNGTAEAEQAYVDLLLAQAFNVRAGVLLIPFGKFNLDHFDPRRDLTRPPSVARLVTPTNWADLGFSMFGLLPISENVKATYEVQVINGLTNGFTAVSASSPDGGLRNARTGLRTDNNGDKAVVGRGTLKFFDQYEVGFSGYRGAYKPGSNDLITGMAFDAEFRPRNVTLWENFVLRGEFARFDIQGSTTPSSLWGYYLQLTYRFWPSVLNSTILGRHFNNPTFALVGLYGRTKINTAASPTGSQTGEQFIIGFNYRPVEDYVFKAEYQFNHGQFNQTPSDGFLTSIAWIF
- a CDS encoding PAS domain S-box protein; protein product: MLIPRLLTHSLSHKVMALFCAVFICAISGLTYFAYSSSRNAMFQEFKIRGRTIVKTIASQARSHFREQDVEELTSLLQSLGEGEDVVAILAYRSSKTLWLEFSGIQLTVEDLDFMETEEVWEKDRILTKGFPVSEFGSMVVDVGNPTMNASRFTPSPIGWVRLFLDRRALEQRLNTLIIQTLVTSLLITMVGGGVFILLLRRSLHIIGPLTEATKKVAEGDLYTTVPVSSNDELGELANCFNRMTEQLLQTTVSKNYVDNVIRSMTDILIVFNPDGTIRSVNHAALNLLGYEEQELLGQGAHVLFPSNENPLGGTTYQEILRHGSIHQITTTYLTKDGRAVPVLFSAAVMQNEDGSTQGIACVAKDMTELKQQEEQLRLQGTALESAANAVMIMDRSGRITWVNPSFTVLTGYSYGEVIGRDIRNLTSDRQDQPFYQKQWQMIMNGKVWHGESTNRKKDGRLYTEEETITPVRDRNGGISHFVSIKQDVTKRKEAVDTMQDAHQKLKALDQLRSQFFADISHELRTPLTVIRGEAEVTLRGKEKPISEYRTTLERIVQLSNQLNKLVGDILFLARSESGTLQIDLKPTSLSVILDEVCQETNILARSRSMSATREGASHDAIVQGDPERLKQLFMILTDNAIKYGRPGGRIVMRLESKNEAARVTITDDGLGIPGADLPHVFKRAYRVWRGRPSAVGGAGLGLPIAKWIAEAHHGTISIASALDRGTTVTVECPLSGSQLSRADR